In the genome of Capra hircus breed San Clemente chromosome 5, ASM170441v1, whole genome shotgun sequence, one region contains:
- the RERG gene encoding RAS-like, estrogen-regulated, growth inhibitor (The RefSeq protein has 1 substitution compared to this genomic sequence) — MAKSAEVKLAIFGRAGVGKSALVVRFLTKRFIWEYDPTLESTYRHQATIDDEVVTMEILDTAGQEDTIQREGHMRWGEGFALVYDITDRGSFEEVLPLKNILDEIKKPKNVTLILVGNKADLDHSRQVSTEEGEKLATELACAFYECSACTGEGNITEIFYELCREVRRRRMVQGKTRRRSSTTHVKQAINKMLTKISS, encoded by the exons CTCTTGTGGTGAGATTTTTGACCAAACGGTTCATCTGGGAATATGATCCCACCCTTG AATCAACCTACCGACACCAAGCAACCATTGATGATGAAGTTGTCACCATGGAGATACTAGATACTGCTGGGCAG GAAGACACCATTCAGAGGGAAGGACACATGCGATGGGGGGAAGGCTTTGTGCTCGTCTATGACATTACTGACCGAGGAAGTTTTGAGGAAGTGCTGCCACTTAAGAACATCCTGGATGAGATCAAAAAGCCCAAGAACGTGACTCTCATCTTGGTTGGAAACAAAGCTGACTTGGACCACTCCAGACAGGTCAGTACAGAAGAAGGGGAGAAGCTGGCCACAGAACTGGCATGTGCTTTTTATGAGTGTTCtgcctgcactggagaagggaacatcaCCGAGATATTCTACGAGCTGTGTCGAGAGGTACGTCGCCGGAGGATGGTCCAGGGCAAGACGAGGCGACGCAGCTCCACCACGCACGTCAAGCAAGCCATTAATAAGATGCTCACCAAAATCAGCAGTTAG
- the RERG gene encoding ras-related and estrogen-regulated growth inhibitor isoform X1, with the protein MAKSAEVKLAIFGRAGVGKSALVVRFLTKRFIWEYDPTLESTYRHQATIDDEVVTMEILDTAGQEDTIQREGHMRWGEGFVLVYDITDRGSFEEVLPLKNILDEIKKPKNVTLILVGNKADLDHSRQVSTEEGEKLATELACAFYECSACTGEGNITEIFYELCREVRRRRMVQGKTRRRSSTTHVKQAINKMLTKISS; encoded by the exons CTCTTGTGGTGAGATTTTTGACCAAACGGTTCATCTGGGAATATGATCCCACCCTTG AATCAACCTACCGACACCAAGCAACCATTGATGATGAAGTTGTCACCATGGAGATACTAGATACTGCTGGGCAG GAAGACACCATTCAGAGGGAAGGACACATGCGATGGGGGGAAGGCTTTGTGCTCGTCTATGACATTACTGACCGAGGAAGTTTTGAGGAAGTGCTGCCACTTAAGAACATCCTGGATGAGATCAAAAAGCCCAAGAACGTGACTCTCATCTTGGTTGGAAACAAAGCTGACTTGGACCACTCCAGACAGGTCAGTACAGAAGAAGGGGAGAAGCTGGCCACAGAACTGGCATGTGCTTTTTATGAGTGTTCtgcctgcactggagaagggaacatcaCCGAGATATTCTACGAGCTGTGTCGAGAGGTACGTCGCCGGAGGATGGTCCAGGGCAAGACGAGGCGACGCAGCTCCACCACGCACGTCAAGCAAGCCATTAATAAGATGCTCACCAAAATCAGCAGTTAG